From the Cololabis saira isolate AMF1-May2022 chromosome 13, fColSai1.1, whole genome shotgun sequence genome, the window tctaCCACtattcatataattcatgcaacagctcaaaaaaacagttttaataacactaacccaattcaatatcggaatcaaatcgaatcttgataatcgattctgaattttaagaatcagaatcaaatttattcttgacatttgaattgatccccagccctaatttaaAGGCCATATTTTAGGAAAATGGAATAGTTTTTAAGGAGCCGCGTCCGCGCTGACTCAGCACAAGTGTTTCCCCTTGAACCAGATGAAATGGAAGTGTGATGTTCTCACCGTTCTGGCGCCCGTCACCTGGGCCAAGGCCTCCTGCAGGCTCCTCCCGTCGTTGTGCTCGTCCAGCTCTATCACCTTGTAGTTGGCACCGATTTCATTGAACACATTTTTGGCCATTTTACAATATGGACACGTGGTCTTGGAAAAGATGACGACGCAGTTCTGTGACACCACGTCCTGGAAGGTGAAGcagattaagaaaaaaaaaggatcaatATGTGTAAAAGTCAAGACGAGATTAAacatataattaaagctgcaagcagcgatgaacggtcctccacccttgtgcaggttcaggctgcagtggaagcttgtatgacttgatgtagattcttcagaactggacatttagtggatgaaacacccacaactctatatcaaaccattcaaaagttatggcagaaagtaggaactatcaaatatggaccaatcagatgaagggggggcgcggtttttggcgtctatcgtcgctgttgagtgagaaaagtaatgcgtgttgttgcagaatcgagacgcacattttgatgtataacacacctgggtgcacgttacggttcgggccacattaacggccgaaaaaatggcCTAAATTACGCctaaattacacgattaattcaaaatggccgacttcctgtttggtttcggccatggcgccaagagacttttctttaagttgtgacatgatacaggtgtgtaccgattttcgtgcatgtacgtcaaaccgtattgtggggcttgaggcacaaagttttccggggggcgctgttgagccattaggccacgcccattaatgcaaaccattaaatatcaaatttatcgccaagcctgacttggtgcaaaatttggtgacttttggggaactatcaaatatggaccaatcagatgaaggggggacgcAGACTGGAGACACCGGAGAGACCGGAGAGAGAGACCggaaagagagaggagagaccgCCGTGTCTTGTGTCATAGACGAGGCTCGACCTTCACACGCTTCAATGTGTCTTAGTTCAGTTATGATGTAAACTATAAACAGATCAGACCAATCACAATATTGTATGAACATAAAATGCACGTATGTAAACTGGGACATTAaggaaataagtagaaaatggACCTTATGTGTTGTTGTAAAGTCTATCCAGCGTGacattggtgataaatttgcttTTGTCATCACAGAAATATGAAACTACCATATTCTAGAAGATTTTTGGTTGTCATTACATGTCTCTGTCATGTTTGACTTTACTGGTGAAGTTTGTTACACAAATGAGATTTTAATCAACTAAGTACACTTACAACTTACGTGGTCTTTTGTGTTCTGCTGCAAACTTTGCTGTTCTCTagtgtttaaattgtgttcttgtATTCTGAttgttgtacggcgaccttgagccTACGAATGACGACTCATGACGTCAGTGTGCAACTTGGACAGTTTGTATTTTACTCTGTGCAGAAAGAGAAACCTCATGAGCTTGATAAGGTTCCCCGAAGTGAATCCCCGGCTCATGTGCTTCAATTACGAGTGACGGCGTGTGACGCGCTGCTCTGACGATGGGAGGgatccagtttagtccagtccGTGTCCTCGTCCCACCGCTACTCACATTCCTCTGGATTTCTATTATTTTGTTACAGATGATAAACTTATctagcacgttattacaattcaaaagcacctatTAATACAACatgattaatacatataaagcaaaggtataatacacataggcatgtagctatggacatgtgtatgtatgtgcttatatataaactgtatggaatgatatttagtaatgacatgtggaatatgctgtatgtttgtgtacagttattttgtttatactcgggcaacttctcatacggatttatttatgtattttgtttcattcattaaatcctaaatgcactagtttTTAAAAGCTAACACTTTTTTATGTGAAAAGGGTAGactgccactagaaactgaatttgaataatttatatttgaatttgaattgctcaacttgaataattgaattgaaaaactgaatctgaatcacataatttgaatttgtattgtttaatttgaatcattgcattgaaaaactgaatctaccttcagttctcacaattcaaattcagttcttgcaattcaatttcaattttactgtgaagagcaatcgagtgcagatacaaagaactccttttcacgtagcctactataacctctattttctttcaacgatataaacgaccaatgggagctagatatttcgaaacctattgtgttttctccattctgtgtaaaaagtgcagatttatatcttgccgttttgtagaaaaatttcagctgaggagtgtgtgaccaactatacctttaagcaaaacattaattattactttatttgctGGATTCAAGTTgagaaattcaaatataaattattcaaattaagtttctagtggcacatatttctgcccatatgtcatgagcttaggcttcagtctacaccttttggtccttggtttttagttaaaattgtatataaatataccaaaaaattatgtttttttgtattacactgaTGATTTACACCTCTACTTTGGGTCATTTGTGTTGTTGAAactgaaaggaccaataaactaaactaaaactaaactatctCCATCCAGCTTTGCTGTTGTTTTCCTCCCTAATCACCTTCATAATCacatgtttgaattaagatttgtttttttttatagcttcTTATAGCCTCTTTAGTCTTAAATATTTCCAAATCTTTTCGTAACGGTTTTCAGGCCTGACATTCATGGACAGAAATCTACGAAGAAATGAAGAGAAGCTAAAGAAATGGAGCAAAACACTTTATAAACGTTATATTTTAAACACTTCATACCATCCCAAAAGTACAGGTTGAGGCGACGGCCTACTTCCAACCCAGAGGTGATGTAATGCAAACGCACACGTCTATGTAACCGCTTCACAATGAGGCACATTTCAGATAAATCTGGATAATTCGAGGTCATCTCTGTCCGAGTTCTTGGAAATATCAATGTTAATTAACTTCATTACATATTGAATCTCAGATGCTACTTTTGGGTCCGTCCCAGATCAAATTTAATCAAAGATGTTATGTCATGTGTAGAGTCATGTGCAAATGTTAGCGCAGCCTATTTTAATCCagggctttgttttgtttttgtgtaaaaccatGAGCAGTCATCTTTTAATCTTAGCAGGTCTGAATGTTAGGAAAGTACAGCTCagatggaaaaacaaaaccctTTCCACCGTTCTGTACTTATCTAATAACTCATCTGGGTAAAACCAAGTACCCTCACGACTTCGTAGATATGaggaaaatgggaaagagctgttgtgtgatcgactgtactcatagatttagcaagaaatcggagttatcgttttacagactgcccaaaaataagcttaagagagacaaatggatcgctgcaattcacagaaacaactggattccaggcaccgaaacgtggatttgtggttcccattttgtatcaggtaatgttggatttttgggtagctaacgttaaacgatcaaatcataaagttcagtgtcctcatgactttaatttctacaacaaatcctgccttgaagtcggaccaagcgtcaagacttttgtaagccttcaagctttgcttcgtgtatttccccggcatagaaattaagtacatataaatatcaggaaactggattggtgggcaaatattaatgtccatggaccactggttcttggtaactgtaccaaatattaatgtccatggaccactggttcttggtaactgtaccaaatattaatgtccatggaccactggttcttggtaactgtaccaaatattaatgtccatggaccactggttgttggtaactgtaccaaatattaatgtccatggaccactggttcttggtaactgtaccaaatattaatgtccatggaccactggttcttggggtaactgtaccaaatattaatgtccatggaccactggttcttggtaactgtaccaaatattaatgtccatggaccactggttcttggggtaactgtatgggtcactgtcaagtccaactgcctttaatttaagcacattaatcggctgttatcccatcttctccacagtttcctctagtagttgcagctgtttttgtcactcagtgcagtaagggggctggtccagtggggaagtgacgtcaatgcagaccctctattgcaGATGCTGAAAGAACTACAGTAACCTTCCTTTAAGAAgtaaagtctgctctgtcctttcTGATAAACAGCACCAGTGTTGTGTCGTCCAGGTGAACGCCGAGGCATTTATACTCTGCTTCTTCGtccatgatggaaaaatgaTTTGACTTAATCCACAGTCATCTCCTTTATCTTGTTCACATTCAGGATGAGTCGATTGTTCCCACACCACGCCATAAAACGGTCCACCGGTTCTCTGTCCTCGGTCTCTGGTCCGTCACAGATTCACCCACAACTGCAGAGTAATCAGAGTACttctgcagatgacaggactCTGAGTTGTCCTGGAAGTCTGAGGCGTACAGTGTAAAGAGGAGTGGTGAGAGTACAGTTCCCTGTGGTGCTCCCGCCCGCATCCGCAAAACTGAGAATTCATGTCGcgcaataatagagatgcatcgattttgtgtcttctcccgtccccgCAAAAGAAATGTCctggacaaatctatctgatttattGTTAACGTGAtaattgtggagtttgatggataattgacagttcataggtcacctgaccgaagttagatgcaaatccatcattgtcatcatcgcacaagctTTTTCACCTTTCCcacacgcatcaattatgtgattgatgttatagcaacgagagtagctgtgagtggctcaaataacactactaaataacataatataaagaaagttaatgaatgaaactaattaatttaacaaatgaatcacttggccattacattgctgtggaggaagagaatgttgctgacaGACTGCGGTCCagtgcgtctctcttccaagatgctccacagacactaaacacagtttctccaaatatctgactggcctggcttcgtctttgttttgtaaagaccttgtttgaggtttattttccacctcattgatttccatcttgtcgctaggCTACATCTCGATCCtgcagtgtttattttcagCCGCCCGctcagcaaagttcaaaccgcccgctcccgccagatttgcgttgggtcccgCCATAGCTTAGCAACACGCAGCATTGGAGCCAGCGGCTGGTACGGACTACGCTACATCCTCTTCAACTTGTGGGGGATTTGGGGTATCAGTCTGGATAATTTGGCTTGATATCTTGATCAGCGGTCCCGCTGCCAAACAACTCGTCTGTTGCTATGGCTACTCATCATAAAAGGTGCTAAAGCTGCAATCACGAGCGGCGCTATTCTACAACTTTGTTAATAATAGTGCTGTTGTGAACTTTGACTAAGCTGCAACTGTTGAATCTCTTACTTCGCTCGCATGTATGAAAGTTCACAGCTCCAATGTTTGCCAGTAAGGCTATCAGGGTTTTTCTACCACACAGTTTGAACGTGGGGTATATTTGCTGGTGAGTCCATTCCTGGGAAGATTGGCAGATGTCCTAGAACCTTCCACTTGTTATCATCTTTTCTGCTGTAAAACGCTGGACTCAAAATAGTTTGGAAACGGTTTTAGAAGCCTCTCCAGACTGATGAGCTAAGATTTGCTCTCTTGGGATTGTGTTAACGTAAAACCTGAACCTGAATAAACCTAAACCTGAAGGTGCCACACGAGCAAACTGCCAAGCTGCTTTTTTAGAAGTCTACACCAATTTATAATCAATTCATCATGGGCTAATGATCAGCAGAACCTCGCTGCATCTCATTGTCTTAAATCCAGAGAAAGGGAACTTAGTGTTTATAattctgttttagtttttttgtgaaattatgacggagtattagggccaaactaagacaaaaaaaatttggaaattacgagaataaagtcataataatatgagaataaagttgtgatagaataaagtcataatattacgactttattctcacaacattatgactttattctcgcaatttccatttttttagtttggccctaGTACTCCGTCGTATTGAAATAGATCTGCTGAAAAGAAGTTGTGTATTGTCTTATATCGTCTGATACTGAACCTAGATAGTCATGTtctcacacacgcacgcatcATTAACTGCATCAATTTAAGAACAACATTGACCAAAGATGTCAAAGTGCAACTAAAGTATTtagtcacacacaaaatgccGAAGCCGACTGGAACGATATCTGGTCGCTACGGCAACACTAACAGGAACGATATCTGGTCGCTACGGCAACACTAACAGGATCACGGCAGTGAGCAGATCTGGTAAACATCGACTTACCTGAACGAAGCGCACACACCCCGTGCTGGTCAGACCCCCAGCGGTGGAGGACGTGTAGTTCCCCATCCTGAAAGAGACAACAGTGTCAGGTAAACGTGTGCAGGGCGTCTAAccgacacacacgcacacacacacacacacacatagacacacacaggtACATGCATTAACCTTAGAAAGGTGAAGATACCAAAGGAGGGAACAAAACAAAGGGTAATAACAACCATAAACATGTCTAAGTGAAGCATAACTGCTGCTCTGGACGTAAGCTTGCTCTCACTACCACTGTTTTATTCGCTTTAACCCCCGTCTACCCCGGCGGCGAGGGTTACGTGCTGGGTAATCCTGGATTAGGAGTCCAGCAGGATCTGGCAACACCTCACCAAAGAGGgtgcttttatttctttctttttggcgcGCTTCGGATTTCCAGCTACTGGCAGCATTCGTCCATTTGTTTTGACAGTTGCTTGTGAAACATAGAttatgtttccatgcatcaataacccttttcttaccggaatattagcaataacccggttatacctctgcacggccatgtaaacacatgTAACCCCTtttaataacccgaatttgttcatattcgggtttttaaaaacccaaatatgagccctgggttcctccttttaaaacctgaatatttggtcatgtaaacaccaaacggaatatccccatcaaacggaacatgaattagttttctgcacatgttctgttcacaaggaatcctggtcttttgagtccaggaagttcttctaaacacggagaaaccaagaccaggaggagactaatcacttcataaatggaatgaaggatatgaacatttctgcatttgtagacggtagaaagtaccgggatagaagatttacaagaaggtgagagaaaagttgcgtgaagcagcatttgtacgaacaccagaccagatcaagctccgctggaagacgctggaaaagTGAAaaacttctactgggctgttgattatcctccgtgctgctgttattgttgttattttgaatttagatacaggaagaagaagcggaaatgacgggaattgcgtcatgatgttctccatgcgtcgctggtttgatccagatatcctgaatgattacaattaccatgtaaacagggtagggctgcacgattaatcgttaaaaaaatcgcgatctcgattcatgcttgaacgcaatctcatttccaaatgacgacgatttaaaaaaaaaaaaaaaaacacattttttttttcttttttttaaagatggctgcataaaaaaaaggactaggtcTATGTTCTAggtcagtgtttctcaatcctggtcctcgagtaccactgtcctgcatgttttagatgctaccctgcttcagcacactgtgataaaagtacctgtgtcatcaacagagctgtgcagaccttggtgacaagctaattaggacctttaattagaatcaggtgtgttggtgcagggaaacatctaaaacatgcaggacaggggcccacgaggaccaggattgagaagcactgatctaggttgttgtagtcctgtcatggtcaactatcatgttgtcatgtttgtaatattttgttaatgattgtggattacatttggagaaacatctacctttctcatcacctgacacatattgcacataaatattgttaaaattgttattgttaaaattatttaaagacaagagagatgtttattgtttttatgttcaatgtcagctgttgttgcctcagaactacaggatctgttacaagtcccctttctgaaagggtgttcaactcagggaggaacaaatattgttaaattgttattattgtttaaattattcaaaggtttgtgtaaagaagacaagagatgtttattgttattatatttttgttcagctgttggaaagttaaagtaataagtgcaataaattttatattggaaaaaaatcgtgagagaatcgtgatctcaattctaagcaaaaaaattgtgattctcattttgtccagaatcgtgcagccctaaaacagggataaccctgtttgttcacgcatggaaacagattattcccaatgtttcagtaactggaatattgaccttaaccccaattttgactgcatggaaacagaGTCAGTGGTTCCAGTCCATTAACAGAGTCcttaccaggaaactggaccatattacagtggtcatgaaatcactggACACTGGATTCcggagtttaaaatcttcctgctggtcctcaaagacctgaatggtcttggaccaaaatacatgctggatctgttagttcctatgaagctcccagacccctgaggttcatctggatctggtttgttgtggttccagaaccagaaccaagccaggtgaggcagcgttcagttattctgctcctcaccagtggaacaaacttcctgttcAAACTGTCTATTTAATTGTGTCTTActtcttttaatgttgatgtaaagcactttgaattaccttgtgttgaattgtgctgccTATTAACAACTAAACCATGACAACTAATAAGGAGACTAAAAACAGTATTATAGGAAAAAAAGGACCAAATTTCCAAAACTGactgaatttgttttgttggtttgGTCTTTTATCTCAACCTAAGGTCACTCTTATTTATCTGTGTATTacacagggttcctacacatttttcaaggtcaaattcaagcacttttcaagggtcattttcatcttcaagcaccttatctccttattttttcctgcttttttatcacaattatgtacattgtatcgtgctgtaaacatctagttatgttttatcttactgattttatttctccttgtaataactaaactatacagtctgatcccaattttgtgaaagacacagagttgtaatttcaagcacttaaactaaaattaaagcacttttcaggccttgaaaacacaacattgaaacccgtaggaaccctgtgtttaattaaatacttacctgctgtactctactgcccttattgtTTAATAActtgttctttttattattttacctcttttcttatcatttgatttcatgttatttactgtttaattgtgtctaaTCAGTTATTAACACGGGGACACAAACCATGACAACTAATTAGGACACTAAAAACAGtattattgagaaaaaaaaggaccaaATGCCCAAACTGactcactcatagtgacatgatCGTTTCTACCAttagtcttatttgctcaggagtcaatacaagttgtaaaaacaatatcccatgcacactcacacacacatatttttttttgtctttattctttattattatctatatattgcattattagtttgccatcacttttgtgtagttataatgtttgttttgtgttctttataacatgTGAAATCTTAATAatttcggtggaggcttcaaataagcccattgggttttttgcctcttcctgcatcGTACAGTATTTAACttttatattttcttgtatacctttaaaactgtgcaaaacaataaactaaactattaTCTGTGTTGGATTTTGTCTTTTATCTCAACCTAAGGACACTCTTATTTCACTGTGTATCACAGGGTcatacatttttcagaaattcaCACATTTTTCAGGATTATTCTGAGGGAAATTGTGTTATAAttggatatacaggactgtctcagaaaattagaatattgtgataaagttctttattttctgtaatgcaattaaaaaaacaaaaatgtcatacattctggattcattacaaatcaactgaaatattgcaagccttttattattttaatattgctgatcatggtttacagcttaagaaaactcaaatatcctatctcaaaaaattacaatattctgggaatcttaatcttaagatgtaaaccataatcagcaatattaaaataataaaaggcttgcaatatttcagttgatttgtaatgaatccagaatgtatgacatttttttttttttttttttttttttttttttttaaattgcattacagataataaagaactttatcacaatattcaaattttctgagacagtcctgtatatttatctttgatattttcttgtatACCTTTAAAACTGTGccaaacaataaactaaactattaTCAGTGttggtttttgtcttttatctcAAGCTAAGGTCACTCTTATTTCTCTGTTTATCACAAGGTcatacatttttcagaaattcaCACATTTTTCAGGATTATTCTGGGGGGATTTGTGTTATAATTGGATAAATTGAGGTTATAATTAAAGCACAGAAGTGATTTTTGATGGAATTACAACATAAACATGCAGGAAAAAAGGCTCTGATTTGTAGAAAGTGAGCAGTAATTATTGCAGATGTGAGAGACAGGTTTTAATCATTGATTTAGAgtaaa encodes:
- the glrx2 gene encoding glutaredoxin 2 isoform X3 — translated: MGNYTSSTAGGLTSTGCVRFVQDVVSQNCVVIFSKTTCPYCKMAKNVFNEIGANYKVIELDEHNDGRSLQEALAQVTGARTVPRVFINGNCIGGGSDTKQLHQQGRLRPLIEQCAPCCSGGAEGSGSGHFQASQ
- the glrx2 gene encoding glutaredoxin 2 isoform X2; the protein is MFYSAGCFPRLMRCGVRRMGNYTSSTAGGLTSTGCVRFVQDVVSQNCVVIFSKTTCPYCKMAKNVFNEIGANYKVIELDEHNDGRSLQEALAQVTGARTVPRVFINGNCIGGGSDTKQLHQQGRLRPLIEQCAPCCSGGAEGSGSGHFQASQ